A window of the Synechococcus sp. JA-3-3Ab genome harbors these coding sequences:
- a CDS encoding ZIP family metal transporter, translated as MGSLASFIAGLATGLGALPALFLPSLSERVQGILLGFGGGVMLAATSFSLVVPGTEAALALGYSQFGAAVVMVAGLLLGAIFLESAHQLFPHEHFFKGAEGENRAHLKRIWLFIIAIALHNFPEGLAVGVGFATGQVGDGLALALGIGLQNMPEGLVVALSLASQGYSRLFAFAIALLTGLVEPIGGIVGATVVTLAQPLLPWGMAFAAGAMLFVISDEIIPESHRQGLEREGTFGVLSGFVVMLLLDIALG; from the coding sequence ATGGGATCCCTGGCTAGCTTTATCGCCGGCTTGGCGACGGGGCTGGGGGCTTTGCCGGCGCTGTTTCTTCCCTCGCTCTCGGAGAGGGTGCAAGGGATCCTGCTGGGGTTTGGGGGTGGGGTGATGTTGGCCGCCACCTCGTTTTCACTGGTGGTGCCGGGCACCGAGGCGGCGCTGGCGCTGGGATATTCCCAGTTCGGGGCGGCCGTGGTGATGGTGGCGGGCCTGTTGTTGGGGGCGATCTTTCTGGAGAGTGCCCACCAGCTTTTTCCCCACGAGCACTTTTTCAAAGGGGCTGAAGGGGAGAACCGCGCCCACCTAAAGCGGATCTGGCTCTTCATCATTGCCATTGCCCTGCACAACTTCCCGGAAGGCCTGGCGGTGGGGGTGGGATTTGCCACCGGCCAAGTCGGCGATGGGTTGGCGCTGGCCCTGGGGATCGGCCTGCAGAACATGCCGGAAGGGCTGGTGGTGGCCTTGTCGCTGGCCAGCCAGGGGTATTCGCGGCTGTTTGCTTTTGCCATTGCCCTGCTGACCGGGCTGGTAGAGCCCATCGGCGGCATCGTGGGAGCGACGGTGGTCACTTTGGCTCAGCCGCTGCTGCCCTGGGGCATGGCCTTTGCCGCTGGTGCGATGTTGTTTGTGATCTCGGATGAGATCATCCCCGAGTCGCACCGGCAGGGGTTGGAGCGGGAGGGCACCTTTGGCGTTCTCAGTGGGTTTGTGGTGATGCTGCTGCTGGATATTGCCCTGGGTTAA
- a CDS encoding DUF3598 family protein: MTTQRECLALHLGEWHGLFSEYRPTAHGWELVGQKRSLITFEALDRDAIRQTNAYYPLEGSPTPTSRQSWVYQDFSPGLRFFPDGSFSNGRLQLAPFGDFAVEQGFLWGERKARLVQQWDAQGRLVEVTAILERRGQALDPVADCSPLSREQLRACLQGRWRGIAQSFSAADSLLSETHVDLSEWASPWDPLPGGLWMGGPDPLPIPTAHRDRSFSVSLSWFPQSEDCHCLLRLIRDYDARGAWQGVTLIRAQKDPG; the protein is encoded by the coding sequence ATGACAACCCAGAGAGAATGCCTGGCCCTGCACCTGGGAGAATGGCACGGGCTCTTTTCCGAGTATCGACCCACCGCCCACGGCTGGGAGCTGGTGGGCCAAAAGCGCAGCCTCATCACCTTTGAGGCTTTGGATCGGGACGCAATCCGCCAAACCAATGCCTACTACCCCCTAGAGGGATCCCCTACCCCAACAAGCCGCCAGAGCTGGGTCTATCAAGATTTCTCGCCCGGCTTGCGCTTTTTCCCCGATGGCTCCTTTTCCAACGGGCGGCTGCAGCTGGCACCGTTTGGCGATTTTGCCGTCGAGCAGGGCTTTCTTTGGGGAGAGCGCAAGGCGCGGCTGGTGCAACAGTGGGATGCCCAAGGTCGTCTGGTAGAGGTAACCGCGATCCTGGAGCGGCGCGGCCAAGCTTTGGATCCCGTTGCAGACTGTTCACCCCTGAGCAGAGAGCAGCTGAGAGCCTGCCTCCAGGGGAGATGGCGGGGGATCGCCCAGAGCTTTTCTGCTGCCGATAGCTTGCTCAGCGAAACTCATGTAGATCTCTCAGAGTGGGCCAGCCCTTGGGATCCCTTGCCGGGGGGGCTGTGGATGGGCGGGCCGGATCCCTTGCCCATCCCTACCGCCCACCGGGATCGCAGCTTTTCGGTGAGCCTGAGCTGGTTTCCGCAGTCGGAAGACTGCCATTGTCTCTTGCGTTTGATCCGGGACTACGATGCCCGCGGTGCTTGGCAAGGGGTTACGCTGATCCGGGCGCAGAAGGATCCTGGTTGA
- a CDS encoding alpha/beta hydrolase, translating into MLSNEPFLWRGRGDHACLLLHGLGGGVYELQWLAERLLAAGLTVQGFNYPGHDRPAPRMPPSRWTEWYGRVLEHYLALQQEYPRLSLVGFSTGCLLALHLAFAHPVHKLVLLAPFFAIRHRWYYLFRPEQYLNSLGWLLEEVPRFRLPIRDGDVRALAERVAYLRSFNLTAVRSALELIERVRGEVASIQVPTLILQPRQDTVVDPDQAAWLYRELGSAEKTLHWLERSDHVLTLDCERETVFAQVCAFLNQDPSAPGSA; encoded by the coding sequence ATGCTGAGCAACGAGCCTTTTCTGTGGCGGGGAAGAGGGGATCATGCTTGCCTGCTGCTGCACGGGTTGGGGGGTGGCGTCTACGAGTTGCAGTGGCTGGCGGAGCGGCTGTTGGCAGCCGGCCTGACGGTGCAGGGGTTTAACTATCCCGGCCACGACCGCCCGGCACCCCGCATGCCCCCTTCCCGCTGGACGGAGTGGTACGGGCGGGTTTTGGAACATTACCTGGCGCTGCAGCAGGAGTACCCGCGCCTTTCGCTGGTGGGGTTTTCCACCGGCTGCCTGTTGGCGCTGCACCTGGCCTTTGCCCACCCTGTCCACAAATTGGTCCTGCTGGCGCCGTTTTTTGCCATTCGCCACCGCTGGTACTATCTCTTTCGCCCGGAGCAGTACCTCAACAGCCTGGGCTGGCTCTTGGAAGAGGTTCCCCGCTTTCGCCTGCCGATTCGGGATGGCGATGTCCGCGCGTTGGCAGAAAGAGTGGCCTATTTGCGCAGCTTCAATCTAACGGCGGTGCGCAGCGCCCTTGAGCTCATCGAGCGGGTCAGGGGGGAAGTAGCCAGCATCCAAGTTCCCACCCTCATCCTGCAGCCGCGCCAAGATACAGTGGTGGATCCCGACCAGGCGGCGTGGCTCTACCGGGAGCTGGGATCCGCCGAGAAGACCCTGCATTGGCTGGAGCGCTCCGACCACGTTCTCACCTTGGACTGCGAGCGGGAGACGGTGTTTGCCCAGGTTTGCGCCTTCCTCAACCAGGATCCTTCTGCGCCCGGATCAGCGTAA
- a CDS encoding M48 family metallopeptidase: MRVLKPRSAVEAIPSVGPIPPQRRSCRVAKPVAFALLAILAAGMGSPAQAQDLVRLLIHGLQWLQVSQLNDAQEVSLGRQIDQQLKARGQIRVSSNFYWVERVNRIGQRVAAHSERPNLPYTFQVVEDPDINAFATMGGFVYITTGALEAADNDDQIAAVLGHEIAHISERHGLQQLQQAAAARFGAQLLGLDDNTLAALALELGLRRPQSRENEFVADEKGLWAAYRAGFDPRGMSQFLAKLQSRPSLPDFLRTHPPVAERIARLNQLIAEHSMVSPAAYGSGGPTWPSQSLPQTQRTEVEILPVLPVLP, translated from the coding sequence ATGCGGGTATTGAAACCTCGCTCTGCTGTCGAGGCAATCCCGTCGGTGGGCCCCATCCCCCCCCAGCGGCGGAGTTGCCGCGTGGCCAAGCCGGTTGCCTTTGCTCTGCTGGCCATCCTTGCCGCCGGGATGGGATCCCCTGCCCAGGCCCAAGACCTGGTTCGGCTGCTGATCCACGGCCTGCAATGGCTGCAGGTGAGCCAGTTAAACGACGCCCAAGAGGTGAGCTTGGGCCGCCAGATCGACCAGCAACTGAAAGCCCGCGGACAGATTCGCGTCAGTTCAAATTTCTATTGGGTGGAGCGGGTGAACCGCATCGGCCAGCGGGTGGCCGCCCACAGCGAACGCCCTAACTTGCCCTATACCTTTCAGGTGGTGGAGGATCCAGACATCAACGCCTTTGCCACGATGGGTGGTTTTGTTTACATCACCACTGGCGCCCTGGAAGCTGCCGACAACGACGACCAAATTGCTGCTGTCTTGGGCCACGAAATCGCCCATATCAGCGAACGTCACGGCCTCCAGCAACTGCAGCAGGCTGCCGCCGCCCGCTTCGGCGCCCAATTGCTGGGACTCGATGACAACACCTTGGCCGCCCTAGCCCTGGAGCTGGGACTGCGCCGACCGCAAAGCCGCGAAAACGAGTTTGTTGCCGACGAAAAAGGTTTGTGGGCCGCCTATCGCGCTGGCTTCGATCCCAGGGGCATGTCGCAATTTTTGGCCAAGTTGCAATCCCGTCCATCCCTGCCGGACTTCTTGCGTACCCATCCCCCTGTCGCGGAGCGCATCGCCCGCCTCAACCAGCTTATCGCCGAGCACAGCATGGTCAGCCCTGCTGCCTATGGCTCCGGCGGCCCCACTTGGCCTTCGCAATCTCTCCCCCAAACCCAGCGCACCGAAGTTGAGATTCTGCCGGTGCTGCCGGTTTTGCCCTGA
- the aroB gene encoding 3-dehydroquinate synthase: protein MDPCLIPVKLPHGSYDILIQSPEGSGGHSLIQLGSQLQARGLSGKALVVSHPGIAKHFGEKLMQGLQQAGFAARLFLLPAGERYKTLRSVAKIYDAALSFGLERSSTLVALGGGVIGDMVGFAAATWLRGIPFVQVPTSLLAMVDAAIGGKTGVNHPGGKNLIGAFYQPRLVWIDPTLLQTLPRREFTSALAEVIKYGVIQAADLFEFLQDRPRLRRYADFAPADLHYLLRRCAECKAWVVQQDEREGGLRAILNYGHTLGHALETVTGYRRYLHGEAVAIGMVAAGEIARRLGWWSAAEAERQRRLIERAGLPSHWPAGIPWEAVLQALQADKKVKQGRIRFVLPRRIGQAELTDQVELAEVQAALASITATSGTLELGKPKDKKAWHGNNG, encoded by the coding sequence ATGGATCCCTGTCTGATCCCCGTCAAGCTTCCCCACGGCTCCTACGACATTCTCATCCAGTCCCCCGAAGGCTCCGGCGGCCACAGCCTTATCCAGTTGGGATCCCAACTGCAAGCCAGGGGACTTTCGGGCAAGGCGCTGGTGGTGAGCCACCCCGGCATTGCCAAGCATTTTGGCGAAAAGTTGATGCAAGGGTTGCAACAAGCGGGGTTTGCTGCCCGTCTTTTTCTGTTGCCCGCCGGCGAGCGCTACAAAACCCTGCGCTCGGTGGCCAAGATCTACGATGCTGCCTTGAGCTTTGGCCTGGAGCGCTCTTCCACCCTCGTGGCCCTGGGAGGGGGGGTCATTGGGGATATGGTGGGGTTTGCCGCCGCCACTTGGCTGCGCGGGATCCCGTTTGTCCAGGTGCCCACTTCGCTTTTGGCCATGGTGGATGCGGCCATCGGCGGCAAGACCGGCGTCAACCATCCTGGCGGGAAAAACCTCATCGGCGCCTTCTACCAGCCGCGCCTGGTGTGGATCGACCCAACGCTGTTGCAGACCCTGCCCCGGCGGGAATTTACCTCGGCCCTGGCGGAAGTCATCAAATACGGCGTCATCCAGGCTGCCGACCTATTTGAGTTTTTGCAAGACCGGCCCAGGCTGAGGCGCTACGCCGATTTTGCCCCTGCGGATCTGCACTATCTGCTGCGGCGCTGTGCCGAGTGCAAAGCCTGGGTGGTGCAACAGGACGAGCGGGAAGGGGGCCTGCGGGCCATCTTGAACTACGGCCATACCCTCGGCCATGCCCTGGAAACCGTTACCGGCTACCGCCGCTACCTGCACGGGGAGGCGGTGGCCATTGGCATGGTGGCTGCGGGAGAGATCGCCCGTCGCCTGGGGTGGTGGAGCGCGGCTGAGGCCGAGCGGCAGCGACGCCTTATCGAAAGGGCAGGGCTGCCCAGCCACTGGCCCGCCGGGATCCCTTGGGAGGCGGTGCTGCAGGCGCTGCAGGCGGACAAAAAAGTCAAGCAAGGGCGGATCCGCTTCGTTCTGCCCCGCCGCATCGGCCAAGCGGAGCTGACCGATCAAGTCGAGCTGGCAGAGGTGCAGGCTGCTTTGGCCTCGATTACAGCAACCTCTGGAACCCTAGAATTAGGAAAACCTAAGGACAAGAAAGCATGGCACGGCAACAACGGGTAG
- the murB gene encoding UDP-N-acetylmuramate dehydrogenase, whose translation MTTAPCVPNASSVARLSGRIQAGIPLAPLTTFRVGGKAEWYCEPHNNLELQQCLAWARAQGIPVTLLGAGSNLLISDAGLPGLVIHTRRLRGMQLLEGGRIWAAAGEPLVNLARAAAKRGWSGLEWAIGIPGTLGGAVVMNAGAHGRAMSDVLVEVQILDEEQEPCRLEPVDLQFGYRRSRLQDSPWTVTGATLQLLPGRDPAQVQRQTQRHLNQRLSSQPYHLPSCGSVFRNPETHPAGWLIEQVGLKGYRIGGAQISERHANFILNCGQASANDIYRLICLAQEKVYQRWSIFLEPEVRILGSFDDPLIS comes from the coding sequence ATGACTACAGCTCCCTGCGTGCCCAATGCCTCAAGCGTTGCCCGACTCTCTGGACGGATTCAAGCGGGGATCCCCTTGGCCCCTCTGACCACCTTTCGCGTGGGCGGCAAAGCGGAGTGGTATTGCGAGCCGCACAACAATCTGGAGCTGCAGCAATGTTTGGCCTGGGCGCGGGCGCAAGGGATCCCGGTTACACTGTTGGGGGCGGGCAGCAACCTGCTCATCAGCGATGCCGGCCTGCCGGGGCTGGTGATCCACACCCGGCGTTTGCGCGGGATGCAACTGTTGGAGGGGGGGAGGATCTGGGCCGCTGCCGGAGAACCTTTGGTTAACCTGGCGCGGGCAGCCGCCAAGCGGGGCTGGAGTGGCTTGGAGTGGGCCATCGGGATCCCGGGCACGCTGGGGGGAGCGGTGGTGATGAATGCCGGCGCCCACGGGCGCGCCATGTCGGACGTGTTGGTGGAAGTGCAGATTTTGGATGAAGAGCAGGAGCCCTGCCGCTTAGAACCGGTCGATCTGCAATTTGGCTACCGCCGCTCGCGGCTACAGGACTCTCCTTGGACGGTGACGGGGGCAACGCTGCAGTTACTCCCAGGCCGGGATCCGGCTCAGGTGCAGCGACAAACCCAGCGCCACCTCAACCAGCGCCTGAGCTCTCAGCCCTATCATCTGCCCAGTTGTGGCAGCGTCTTTCGCAACCCCGAAACCCATCCTGCCGGCTGGCTAATTGAGCAGGTCGGTCTGAAGGGCTACCGGATTGGCGGGGCCCAGATCTCCGAGCGCCATGCAAACTTCATCCTCAATTGTGGTCAGGCCAGCGCCAACGACATCTACCGTCTGATTTGCTTGGCCCAAGAAAAGGTTTATCAACGATGGTCGATATTCCTAGAGCCAGAAGTGCGCATTCTGGGATCTTTTGACGATCCTTTGATAAGTTAA
- a CDS encoding CBS domain-containing protein: protein MDLILCHQSADFDTLGAAVGAARLYPSARIALTGGSLPGVQEFLALYRDEFPLIELRSVDPRQVQRWILVDCYDPDRLGKAAAWLSVPGAKIEIFDHHLPATPLEELWPQQQVSAHIEAVGSTCTLLVERLQGAGIRLSPFERLALALGLHMDTGSLTFPETTARDAAALTWLMRQGVNLVVLRRFLGDGLTPPMQELLSQGLAQMQVEAVGEYRLGTWLLELPEFVPGLAGLVMRLMDLTGVDVLLLVARQGERLSLIGRARQEFAQLGRVMARYGGGGHDCAAAATLKASPDQPLPDPAQVLSDLSQAVKERIPPPVTAKDLMSSPVRTIRPEVTIQEAQRVLLRYGHSGLVVVDGQGRLVGVISRRDIDIALHHGFGHAPVKGYMTTDVKTLSPDTPLAEIQRLMVQWDIGRLPVLQDGQLVGIVTRTDVLRHLHQLPALSPQLASPALSCPLDLTFAALSPQHRRLLEEAARIADEKGLRLYLVGGAVRDLLLHRWGRQPSSCLERLDLDLVVDGPYPSTPQGTDPPGWGLILGKALKQHFPEARLEIHGKFQTAALIWPGGFCVDIASARTEFYPYPASPPEVAMGSIHQDLYRRDFSINALALRLNGPQRGQLLDFFGGQADLQKGIIRALHPNSFIEDPTRIYRAVRFAVHLGFALDPTTEEWIRTAVASGLHDAVGGERLKQELAYILRSRDWPLAFERLAAWGALRCIHPALTWDPSLYRRLQRVGRWAYHFRRRYPELGSQEIWQLRLEALLLPLPQAPQVASQLHLTQAGIERLSHFSHYQALLAQLETGSLSPAQVVRLLQGLRIPAVILLAGLAAKPARRLLWRYLQEWHWVKPPLNGHDLRCLGYKPGPLFQEILERLRCLTLNGELTTRAEAEAWLRKHFPLLQSQPK from the coding sequence ATGGACCTCATCTTGTGTCATCAGTCAGCAGATTTCGACACCCTAGGGGCGGCAGTGGGGGCAGCCCGACTCTACCCTAGCGCCCGCATTGCCTTGACTGGCGGATCCCTGCCGGGAGTGCAGGAGTTCTTGGCCCTCTACCGGGACGAGTTTCCCCTCATCGAGCTGCGTTCGGTGGATCCCCGCCAGGTCCAGCGCTGGATCCTGGTGGATTGTTACGACCCGGATCGCCTCGGTAAGGCTGCTGCCTGGCTGAGCGTTCCTGGGGCGAAGATCGAGATTTTCGACCACCACCTGCCGGCCACCCCGCTGGAAGAGCTGTGGCCGCAGCAGCAGGTCAGCGCTCACATTGAGGCGGTGGGCTCCACCTGTACCCTCCTGGTGGAGCGGCTGCAGGGGGCCGGGATCCGCCTCAGCCCTTTCGAGCGGCTGGCGCTGGCCTTGGGCCTCCACATGGACACGGGATCCCTGACCTTCCCGGAGACCACCGCCCGCGATGCCGCCGCCCTCACCTGGCTGATGCGTCAGGGAGTCAACCTGGTGGTGCTGCGGCGCTTTTTGGGCGATGGCCTCACCCCCCCGATGCAGGAACTGCTCAGCCAGGGACTGGCCCAGATGCAGGTGGAGGCGGTGGGGGAGTACCGCTTGGGAACGTGGCTGCTGGAGCTGCCGGAGTTTGTGCCCGGCTTGGCCGGCCTGGTGATGCGGCTAATGGATCTGACAGGGGTGGACGTGCTGCTCTTGGTGGCACGACAGGGGGAGCGGCTTAGCCTCATCGGGCGGGCGCGGCAGGAGTTTGCCCAACTGGGCCGAGTGATGGCCCGCTACGGTGGCGGCGGCCACGACTGTGCGGCAGCCGCTACCCTAAAAGCTTCTCCAGACCAGCCCCTGCCCGATCCCGCCCAGGTGCTGAGCGACCTCAGCCAGGCGGTTAAAGAGCGGATCCCGCCGCCTGTGACGGCCAAGGATTTGATGTCCTCGCCGGTGCGCACCATCCGACCGGAGGTTACTATCCAGGAGGCGCAGCGGGTGCTGCTGCGCTATGGCCACTCCGGCCTGGTGGTGGTGGATGGCCAGGGCCGCCTGGTGGGAGTGATCTCGCGGCGAGATATCGACATTGCCCTGCACCACGGCTTTGGCCATGCCCCCGTCAAGGGCTACATGACTACCGACGTCAAGACCCTCTCCCCCGACACGCCCCTGGCGGAGATCCAGCGGCTGATGGTGCAGTGGGACATTGGCCGTCTGCCAGTGCTCCAGGATGGCCAGTTGGTGGGGATCGTTACCCGCACCGATGTGTTGCGACACCTGCACCAGCTGCCGGCCCTCTCACCCCAGTTGGCTTCTCCTGCTCTCTCTTGTCCTTTGGATCTCACCTTTGCCGCTCTCTCGCCGCAGCACCGCCGGCTGCTAGAGGAAGCTGCCCGAATTGCCGATGAAAAGGGTCTGCGGCTGTATCTGGTGGGGGGGGCGGTGCGGGATCTGCTGCTGCACCGGTGGGGACGGCAGCCCTCCTCTTGCCTGGAACGGCTGGATTTGGATTTGGTGGTGGATGGGCCTTACCCCTCGACCCCCCAAGGGACGGATCCGCCGGGCTGGGGGTTGATCCTGGGAAAAGCCCTCAAGCAGCACTTCCCGGAGGCACGCCTGGAGATCCACGGCAAGTTTCAGACGGCAGCCCTGATCTGGCCAGGGGGCTTTTGTGTGGATATTGCCAGCGCCCGCACCGAGTTTTACCCCTACCCGGCCTCGCCCCCTGAAGTGGCCATGGGATCCATCCATCAGGATCTCTACCGGCGGGATTTTTCCATCAATGCGCTGGCTTTGCGCCTCAACGGCCCGCAGCGGGGGCAGTTGCTGGACTTTTTCGGCGGGCAAGCGGATCTGCAAAAGGGGATCATCCGCGCCCTCCACCCCAACAGCTTCATCGAGGATCCCACCCGCATCTACCGGGCCGTCCGCTTTGCCGTGCACCTGGGCTTTGCCCTGGATCCGACCACCGAAGAATGGATTCGCACGGCTGTAGCCAGCGGCCTCCACGATGCCGTTGGCGGGGAGCGCCTCAAGCAGGAGCTGGCCTACATCCTCCGCTCCCGCGACTGGCCCTTGGCTTTTGAGCGGCTGGCGGCATGGGGAGCCCTGCGCTGCATTCACCCCGCTTTGACCTGGGATCCCTCCCTGTACCGGCGGCTGCAGCGGGTGGGCCGCTGGGCCTATCACTTCCGCCGCCGCTACCCCGAGCTGGGATCCCAGGAGATCTGGCAACTGCGCCTGGAAGCCTTGCTCTTGCCCCTGCCCCAGGCACCCCAGGTAGCCAGCCAGCTCCACCTCACCCAAGCGGGCATCGAACGCCTCAGCCATTTCTCCCACTACCAAGCCCTCTTGGCCCAACTGGAGACCGGATCCCTGTCTCCGGCTCAGGTAGTACGGCTGCTGCAGGGGCTGCGCATCCCGGCGGTGATCCTGTTGGCAGGGCTGGCCGCCAAGCCAGCGCGGCGGCTGCTCTGGCGCTACTTGCAGGAGTGGCATTGGGTGAAGCCACCCCTCAACGGGCACGATTTGCGTTGCCTGGGCTACAAGCCGGGCCCTCTTTTTCAGGAGATCTTGGAGCGCCTGCGCTGCCTCACCCTCAACGGCGAGCTTACCACTCGCGCTGAGGCAGAAGCCTGGCTGCGGAAACACTTCCCCTTGCTGCAATCTCAGCCAAAGTAG
- the frr gene encoding ribosome recycling factor, which translates to MELAEIEELMSKAVQATQRSFNTVRTGRANASLLDRVQVEYYGVPTPLKALASITTPDASTLLIQPFDPSTLAAIERAIVASDLGLTPSNDGKVVRLNIPPLTEERRKELSKQVAKLAEEGRVSIRNIRRDAIDSVRKREKNGEISEDESKSLQEEIQKLTDRYIKKIDDLLAEKEKELTTL; encoded by the coding sequence GTGGAGCTAGCTGAGATCGAGGAGTTAATGAGCAAAGCGGTGCAGGCCACCCAGCGTTCCTTCAACACGGTGCGCACCGGGCGGGCTAACGCCAGCCTGCTGGATCGCGTTCAGGTGGAGTACTACGGCGTTCCCACTCCCCTGAAGGCGCTAGCCAGCATCACCACTCCAGATGCCAGCACTCTCTTGATCCAGCCTTTTGATCCCTCGACCCTGGCAGCAATTGAGCGGGCCATCGTCGCCTCCGACCTGGGCCTAACCCCCAGCAACGATGGCAAGGTGGTGCGCCTCAATATCCCTCCTCTAACCGAAGAGCGGCGCAAGGAGCTGAGCAAACAGGTGGCCAAGCTGGCCGAAGAGGGCCGGGTTTCCATTCGCAACATCCGCCGCGACGCCATCGACTCGGTGCGCAAGCGGGAGAAAAACGGCGAGATCTCCGAAGACGAGTCCAAAAGCTTGCAAGAAGAAATCCAGAAATTGACCGACCGCTATATCAAGAAGATCGACGATCTGCTGGCGGAGAAAGAAAAAGAACTGACCACGCTTTAG
- a CDS encoding aspartate-semialdehyde dehydrogenase, which produces MARQQRVAILGATGAVGVELLKLLEERRFPVAELKLLASPRSAGTYLTFKGERIPVEPVSEAAFRGLDLVLASAGAGVSKTWARTIVEAGAVLIDNSSAFRLDPNVPLVVPEVNPQEAFRHQGIIANPNCTTILMCVAIYPLHRHIPLRRVVAATYQSASGAGARAMVELEEQTRAYLQGQPLQPQVFPYSIAFNLFLHNSPLQENGYCQEEMKMVNESRKIMGSPHLRLTATCVRVPVLRTHAEALNLEFEQPFPVEQARQILAQAPGVVLIEDWQQNRFPMPIDVAGRDEVAVGRIRQDISEPKALELWLCGDQIRKGAALNALQIAELLLKD; this is translated from the coding sequence ATGGCACGGCAACAACGGGTAGCCATCCTAGGGGCCACAGGAGCCGTAGGAGTGGAGCTGCTGAAGCTGCTGGAAGAGCGCCGCTTTCCGGTGGCAGAGCTGAAGCTGTTGGCCTCGCCCCGCTCGGCGGGCACCTACTTGACCTTCAAGGGAGAACGGATCCCGGTGGAACCAGTTTCAGAAGCGGCCTTCCGGGGCCTGGATCTGGTGCTGGCCTCTGCCGGAGCCGGTGTCTCCAAAACCTGGGCCAGAACCATCGTCGAGGCGGGGGCGGTGCTGATTGACAACTCCAGCGCCTTTCGCCTGGATCCCAATGTTCCGCTGGTGGTGCCGGAGGTCAACCCCCAGGAAGCCTTCCGTCACCAAGGGATCATTGCCAATCCCAACTGCACCACCATCCTAATGTGCGTGGCCATCTACCCCCTGCATCGCCACATCCCCCTGCGCCGCGTGGTGGCCGCCACCTATCAATCGGCCAGCGGGGCCGGGGCCCGCGCCATGGTGGAGCTAGAGGAGCAAACCCGCGCCTACCTCCAGGGGCAGCCGTTGCAGCCCCAGGTGTTCCCTTACTCCATTGCCTTCAACCTCTTCCTCCACAACAGCCCCCTGCAAGAAAACGGCTACTGTCAGGAAGAGATGAAGATGGTCAACGAATCCCGCAAGATTATGGGATCCCCCCACCTGCGGCTGACGGCTACCTGTGTGCGGGTGCCGGTGCTACGTACCCACGCCGAGGCCCTCAACCTGGAGTTTGAACAGCCCTTCCCGGTGGAGCAAGCTCGGCAAATCCTGGCCCAGGCCCCTGGGGTGGTGCTCATTGAAGATTGGCAGCAGAACCGCTTTCCCATGCCCATCGACGTGGCCGGCAGGGATGAAGTGGCGGTGGGCCGCATCCGCCAGGACATCTCCGAGCCCAAGGCCCTGGAGCTGTGGCTATGCGGGGATCAAATCCGCAAAGGTGCGGCCCTCAACGCCCTTCAAATTGCCGAGCTGCTTTTGAAGGACTAA
- a CDS encoding cadmium resistance transporter, which translates to MGLAGLILISLLGYLGGLVLPPSAIGLLGLIPLAVGGWKLWRSEAEEALSKELEKLQDRPPAKTGLLFLPSPALLSMLLTFANGGDNISLYVPLFAGSTPLQLALFSIIFFLMKGLWFAMAQRLTVQPEVAKILAEQGERWVPWILMRLGVWILFKNETWRWLLGIP; encoded by the coding sequence TTGGGCTTGGCAGGATTGATCTTGATCAGCCTTTTGGGGTACTTGGGGGGCCTGGTGCTGCCGCCATCTGCCATTGGCCTGCTGGGACTGATCCCGCTGGCGGTGGGCGGCTGGAAATTGTGGCGATCTGAAGCGGAAGAAGCCCTGTCGAAAGAGCTGGAAAAACTGCAAGATCGACCACCCGCAAAGACTGGGCTGCTCTTTTTGCCCTCGCCAGCTCTGCTGTCCATGCTCCTCACCTTTGCCAATGGCGGGGATAACATCAGCTTGTACGTTCCTTTGTTTGCCGGCAGCACCCCTCTCCAGTTGGCTCTCTTTTCTATAATTTTCTTTTTGATGAAAGGGCTGTGGTTTGCCATGGCTCAAAGGCTGACGGTGCAACCGGAAGTGGCCAAGATCTTGGCTGAACAGGGAGAGCGCTGGGTACCCTGGATTTTGATGAGATTAGGGGTGTGGATCCTGTTCAAAAACGAAACTTGGCGATGGCTGCTCGGGATCCCGTAG